The genomic DNA cttctaaaaacaacccaagtgcTTAAAAGAACCACacagatgtttctttttagcAATACGTTATTTTTGTTATCTGGAAAATGGGAGGTTTTAAAAACCTTCCAAATGTGACGCCACTTGTTAACAGGTACTGTCAGTTACCTAGTAACAGGCCAGGTTCCAcctgttacttagcaaccccagcaaagttccttttgttacctagcaacctcagtgGAACTCCAGTGCGTTTTGTCAGTTGGATTCGCTGttcaatggctgctggaaaagtcaagtgttttgctgttgattTACCTTTCAGAAACCATtagctgcattcttgttggttgtgcaggaggttctATTGATGCTTATCAAAGATTAACAGTTGTATAaatgcgcatctgtttgcagccattttcacgtgcgagtgtaaacgttgaatTATAAGCAGATTATCTGGATTAAAAGTGACAGGAGTCCCTAAAAtatctcattctgaaaggagttAAAAATAGATAGAACTGACAAGACTACAGTCTCATTTTCTAAGAATGGattttgtgcaagaaaaaaaatgagaaggACATGTATTGTATCGTCCATAGACccatcctaacctgttcaaagaagcaGAGGTCACCTTTGAATACCGAGCTGTTTCCTTTTTGTGCAGCCTCTGCAGTTTTTTGCTGGCGATTTGTCTGCACATGTTCTCAGTTCTCAACTTTTCTCTGCCTTTCCCAGAACTTTCAACCCTGCAGACTATGCTGAGCCAGCCCAGACAGAGGAAAACTATGGAGGAGGCAGTACCTGGAACAACACAGGAAGTGTGGAGTTAGAGGAGGGGGCAAGTAAGTACACTCAGTAAGAAAGgccacaaatgaaaaataatattctctttatgacttttcttttaatttttggaaTATTCTGCAGGAGAGGGAACAAATTACCCACCTAAGTTTGACTCTGCACCTGGTAAGGCCGTCTGttctcttgttttaaatgtgcttttattgttttagaggCATTGGTTAAATTGTCTTTGGCTGACAGCTCCATGGAGACCTGCCACAGAGGAATGGGGAACCGAGGACTGGAATGAGGATGTGAGTTTTTCAGGATATAGCTGttcacattttacagttttacaaagAAACGCCTTGGTTTTATAGTTTGAACCTTATGCAAAACCTGATATTTTAACAAGAACGTGGAAAATACTGAGATCCACTGATGGTTTCCATGCAATCAGGGAAAgttaatttcagtgttttcaggttcaagaaaaagaagagtgtgtgaaaatgttttctagacTTGATTCCCGCtctctaaaaatgtattatccttaatccttctttcctttattactttcttttgttctccttcatgttcttttttccctttttaaggCCTTCCTTCCTccagttctttctttcttccctttactcttcttttcctcctcgCCTTTTGATGCTTTCTTCTGCCTTACCTTTATATCCTACCTCTGTTTTTGTCCCTCCTTTCATCTTTCTGGTCTTTCTCTCTTCTTATCCTtccaaatttcattttttttctttccttctttattttgcTGCATCATCCCTTCATTCTTTACCTCATTCTTCTCTCCTTGTGGTTCTTCCTTTGTCACTTCcttcctttctgtctttgttccttgcatcctttctttttcttgtctgttCCATCCTTGTCCTTATTCCTTGTACTTTTGCCTCAccttccccctttttttctctcttctttcttccactttctgttttttttttagactttgcacttcatttatttcaaaatgaacacaaaCCCCTGATAACTCTGGAAAAATGTCAGTTCTTCTTTATAGTTTACTTCCAGATACAAACTGTCcaatcctcctcttcttctcttcctcagCTGTCAGAGACCAAGATTTTTACAGCTTCCAACGTTGCATCAGAAGCTGTAAAGCCTGCGCCTCAAGAGAATATCACAATCACCAAAGGACAGaggttggattttattttagttgattTTGGATgattacatttccttttttattttttttgatgtGTAAATAGTAGTTTTGTCCTTTATTTTCTGCATCGAGTAATACATTAACCCGTCGTTCCGCTCTTTAAGTGCGAGATTCTCTGCACAACGTAAACCTGACGAATATCAACATTCAAGTTCTAAACGTGTTTTTCACCTGCTGCAGGATTGACCTTGCGGTGCTGCTGGGGAAGACTCCCACATCTTCATcctcagagacagaaaacacCCCCATGGAGGCCGCCCAGCCCTCCTCTCTGCCCCAGTCTCTGGTTTTTAGCAACTCCAAGCAAGGGGGGCCACTTTCCCAGACAACCTCCAGCGCCCCGTACTCCCAGCACAGCATGGTGAGCGGCTGATGAAAACCCTGCAGGGATCAACATTAGGCGACCGTAGGACCCCCACTGTCTCAGGCTGTTTCCACACCTGATAGTTCGGTAGTCTTGGCTTGATTGGAgaacaaaattacaatatttattacattttcagggGGTGAAAATGTAATAACACTACACTGTCAAACCATAGAAATTGATTGGAAATCCTGTTCCCCctcttgcctgtggtggcgctggaCCCAGAATTACTGatggaaacgacacaaaaacgtCCTGAAGCAACTTCctaagacagaaaatgtaaacaaaaatggagtggtgtgAGATTTTAACAGTtctaggatttctcttttttttttctttagaaaaagaCCACAAGATTTTTCTCCTGCTAGCATTAGAATGGCGCATTCATTTGGTTGTTTtcacccagaatgccctgcattGCAATCCACTGCCTGCATTTGGAGCAGTCTCCGGTGCATCCACAAATGCACTTGAACAACAAAAGAATTTGAAACTTGGTTcttaggcagaccagagttcctttttttttttttttttttttttaaataataataaaataaaaagcttttctttggtCCTCATCTGAGTTCAATTAAAGAAGCGGACTAAGCAGGGCTGGTATGAATGCTGCGGCATTAGACTGCTGGTTAATGTTTCTATCttaattattaacaaaaacaatgaggACGCTTGAGTTGTGTCTAAATCAGTGGAGTCCAACCTTTTTGTCCCCGGAACCAAAACTGGCAAATTTAAATTACCCAGGCGCCACAACTTTcattaaactaaaaatgcaaaaatgagtttgttgcaaaaggttttataaaaactaaatccttaacaaaccaaaacataaaaaaggccTCAGGCTGTTAACttattaacagaaaaacaaattttcttgaTGTCATCGGTTGTTTTCGAAATGGTCGACCAGATTTTCACAATTCTTGACTTGTGGTTGGGGGACTGTTCAAAATCATatcaagggccacaaatggcccccgggccacactttggactcCCCTGGTCTGTGCTGTGTCGTCGAATCACCAGGTGTAACATATCAACAGTAATGTAACAACTTGACTTAATTACCTTTATGCACTGCAGACCAGCATGCTGAGTAAGGGATTCGGGGATGTGGGAGACCCTAAAGGAGGCAGCACAGGAACTACTGGTTCCCAGTTTCTGGAGCAGTACAAGACCGCCCAGGCGCTGGCCCAGCTGGCAGCACAGCACTCCCAGGCTGGACCTCCCAACACGGCACCTTCATCCTGGGACAACAATGCCTCCACTCTGGGGCCATATGGTGAGAATCAAActaaactttactttttattaattaaaaaaaaaagaagtcacaTTTAAggtattttctgattttaacactttcatttttcacCCTCGCTGTTGTGCAGAGATGAAAACTCAGTCAGAATCTGGGATCCACACACCCTTTACGAAGCGGCAGCCCTACCAAACTGCCACCTCAACCTCGTCCATGTTGGACGTTTTCCTGCAGGACAAAGGGCTGCCTCCTCCTTCCTccgtctcctcctcttcctccttgcCTCAACAAACCACATCTTCAACGCACGCGGTGCCGCCGCCTGCGTCCTCTCTTCCCAAAATGGCCGCCGTCCCCTCTCTGGGTCAGCAGGTCTCCCAGAGTTCCTCAGATGCCCAGGGCTCCAGTCCACTGCCTTTACAGCAACACAAActcaaacagcagaagaagagaacTTCTATTTCCACAAaggtaatatattttttttatttaaatggcaACAGTAATAAATTAAGTCCTATAGTCGTgaattcaaacttttatttatttattttttgttaatttgtgttgtttttatctcaaaagtgtggtgctggaaaagtttggaaattcaCCTTGAAGATATTTGAAGttcttgaattttactgtgtaAAAATTTTATGTTCCGTGGTggttcaattttatttttataaaatatttaaaatattgttcacAAAAGTTCAAGGCTCTTGATGTTTGGTAAGACTTGCAGATTCAATGTCATCTggggctgaaaacaaatgttttgcaacagattttttggtttttatcagAAATTAGCAGATACATTTGAGTacaatatattaaagtttgtagttgtaatttgaaaaagttaaaggagTAGTTGTAAACAACTTTGcaatatagtatagtatatttttaaatcatgagACACAAAAAAAGACTTGGATATTCATACAATTTaggcagatgttttaaaaacacagctgcTAATCATCACATTTAAttcaaatctgcaaaataaaatatttttttcagtgcagctTTAAGTAGACACccaaaaatttgaaaagaaatgtcagtGTGTTGAGTTCATTCAATCATTTAATAAGATTTTGATGTGGATCAATACAGGGCGTATATGTTGACcctataagaaaaaaaaatgtcaaactcatttttgggggccaaatcaagatcatgaaagctcttaaagggccagttatGCCAGAATaaattgataaaacctgttcacagactgtttaaaatatgaatgaattcttaaaattaaacaatatttaacatctTCTCAGTCCCTCTGGGATTTCACaattgttttgattgtttattgcaattaaaataaaagtgtttgtggtactaatttggaaatatttgcaatatttacGCTTATTTATGGCAATAAAggcaactttttattactcgctgtatagatcatggactatgatctgacatcaattaaagCTGAGGCAACTGTTCAGTAcagtaagaaagtttttaacattttttgtgaaaaatctgcaataaactcccaataatgtattaatacaaaaaagtgTGGtgatttgtagattttttttaattttttttttaattttttatttttttttttgcatgaatttccaTGAAAATTTGCGAGAACCTGGAGatactgattgatataatttgggaaaaactgcattaaaatgatttataaaataatatttaagcacatttagtGTTTAGTCCAGAACTTAAAGGGCCATGTAAAAAGATATGGTGAGTTTCACACATGGCATTGGTTTGGTGCAAGAATTGCATTATaccaatttttgttttcttctcacctTTAAGTGTCACGTTGAGCATCATTAAGCTCGTTTTAATCCagttcctcttcctctgctctctctcaGATTCCAGCGATGGCCGTTGAAATGCCCGGCTCCACAGACATTTCAGGCCTCAATCTTCAATTTGGAGCGCTGcagtttggatcagaaccagttctACAAGAGTACGAGTCCACCCCTGCCACCACGACGCCAGGCAGCCAAGTTCAGAACAGCCTCTACACGAGTCCCAGCAGGTCGGTAACCTCTGAAGCCCAAAGCTGGAAAAGGTTTCCTGTCtcaacacataaaaaacatcttaagttctgctttttatatttgtggTATCTGGTGCCATATTGTGTacaaattggaataaaaatttattaaaatgtgttttttaggaCTATGTTGgaaaaagtctatttttaagTCTTTCTATTGAACTTCTATTAAGGCATCaccaaacatgtttattttttctgcaaatgctctagtttgattttaatttatctaatcaacattaaaccaaaaaaagtaacattgtgatttttttttttctgtttgttttatttctttctgatttGCAGCGAATCAACTCCCGCTCTGTCGAACTCCGGCCAGATGGAAATGTACGATCAGAGAGCGCCTCAAACGCGCCGCTACCCCCCCTCGGTCTCATCGTCCCCTCAAAAGGACTTGCAGCCCAAggtaaagctgctgcagctggctcttaacttttaccttaaatttttaatattttcatccagtttgattttctcattttatttatttttatttctattgattgtgtgcaacttttattttaaattagtgctgttttgtaaaaatgcttacattttcatttttagtattgataagattagaatattgtataaaactatgcctattttattaaataaattcagtcaGTGAAGCGTAGATTAGCTACACACAGactttcaaacatttcagttaattatgatgattttctacTGGCAGctcattaaaatgtaacattttagaTTGGAAtaccttttcaaattttattagtgCATAACTTCTGATCAAACATtctcattttcataatttttgtttttaatttctccaGAATGGCTTCAGTTCAATACAAGCTAGTCAGTCTGTTGAAGGTAagtgtctgtttttctgtcttattctgAAAAGTAACAGCAGGATTTCTGATTGGCTTCTAAAGCTCTTCCACAAATCATTTCTGTAAAATCTCCTGAATAAGTCTTGGTTTCTTTCTACgtcttaaaaatgttcatttgttgtttattccACTTACTTTTACAAGCTTATTATACTTTCTTTAGGGAAATCAAGTCGAATATGttcatttgtttagtttttttttgggtttttcaatcaaattaaaaatgtttaggttTAGGTTTGGCTTCAAATCAGGAATTTCAGTAGTTAACTCAGTTCACATAGGTCAGAGAAAAAAACGGATTAGTGGaaagttgtatttttcttaattatattCTAAATAAGTCATATATTAAGTTAGTTTTTGGAATCACTTCATGGTTATAAGATGAAACCCCAATCAGGTGAAATTATCTTCGCAGCGTGAGCATCTTACAGCAAATTGTTTAATGTCTGTCCTACTCCAGGCTCTGCGGTATCAGTAAAGCCGGGTTCTGATTCAGTCACGCCTTCATCCGTCTCCAGCATGGCCGCTCTGGCAGACAGTGGTTCCGGCCCCGCCTCCTTGTTGGCCGCCAATCAGTCGAACCTCGGCGCTCTCGGGCACAACGAAGATCTCCCAACAAGCTCCATTCCCCCTCCTCAGCACAACAAGTGAGCTGAAGTTAAAATGTGCATCCAGGCCGTTGTGAGAGCTGACGGATTGTCTGAACCAGccggttttattttcacagctcTCATCCATTGCAGCAGAACAGTCTGGCTCCGACTTCAGTCCGAACGTCAAACTCAGGCTTACTGGTGAGCTCTTTAAACGCTCCACTCGGCTTGATTTTCCTGTAGTAAAAGCCACTAATTGTCGATGTGCATCTCTTGCTCCGTTTTGTGCTGCAGTTCAAAGTTGCTAACAGCTTTTTCAGTGCTTCCTGTGGCTGCAGATGGACGCACTAGATGCAGATTTGCGCTAATGGATATATAATCTCATCAGTCTTAAGTACATCCTCCTTCTGTCTCAGCAGCACCCCAACGTAGACGGCGACTTGAGCCTGCACTcgtccttctcctcctctgtctcaGCTGTGCCATCTTCATCGgtccccccctcctcctcctccatggCTGCAGTGCAGGCGTCGCTCGGAGCCCCTCAGGGCTCCTCCGTGGGCCCTGCCACCGTCTCGACTCCCTCGGGCCAAGGTCCCGTCAGCAGTCTGGCCATGGGCCTCAACGCTGCCTCCATGGGCGCTCAGACAGCGGCCCCCGCCTCCATCATAATCTCTACGATGTCCTCGACCATTCCCTCTTCTGCCACTTCTTCCACACGCAACTCTGCAGCTTCCTCAGGTTGGGCGACAAGTCAGAAATACACACTGTATTTGTCATCCAACTCTATAAAccaattatgcaaaattcacattttgcacatttttctacgTCCATTTGGGTCTTAAcggcttctaaaaacaacccaaatggtaaattaaaaaaaattgttttggtgtctggaaaattagcagtttcaaaaacctgCCGATTGTTAAGTCActgcgctgttacctagcaaccccaagcggagctccagcacatttagtcagctggttttacattGTATGCAttgcacaatggctgctggaaaatagTGTTTTGatgttgacttaccattcagaaaccacttgctggttttttggggtttttttgttggttgtgcaggaggctccacttctccTTTTCTGAGATGTATAGCTGTATAattttgcatctgtttgcagccataaAAGAATACTAATACTATTGCAATTTTAGGCAGTTagatgttttgtcattttaaaaaaggaattaaatggtttatttgcattttctaaatgtatttctaatgtgTGAAAAATCCTAAATGGTtacatgaaaaatatgcagaatgtacaataaaaaaaaaaaactaaaaaaaaactgatttactAATGTGATCACTAGTTGCAGCCATATAGTGTAAACTATGAGGCAATcaggaaattgtttttctttttaataactgtgttggttgagttttatttacttccttatttaaattgttttacagGGAAAGCGCCTCCAAACCTGCCGCCTGGTGTGCCCCCTCTACTGCCCAACCCGTACATTATGGCTCCAGGACTACTGCATGCCTACCCTGTAAGCCTCAAAATCATGTTATCTGAACTTTTATGTTCACATTCCTACAACgcttttctgacattttctcacTTCATCTCAGCCTCAGGTGTACGGCTACGATGACCTACAAATGCTGCAAACAAGAATACCATTGGTGAGTTTCCTCTCCAGAGCAGCACTTAACTGCTGAAAAATCAACTCAAACCCACACATTGCCATACTGATGgcttatttcttctttttttttctaggattATTATAGCATTCCATTTGCCACTCCAACAACGGCGCTGACAGGCAGAGAGGGCAGTCTGACAAGCAACCCGTACTCCGGTGAGTCCACTTCGAAGAACTGAGTCGAGAAGTTAtgatgcaaaattcacatttttgcatgtttttgtactttatttggGTTCATATTGTTTCTAAGAAACAACCACcaatgtgctaaaaaaaaatttatccagccattttttggcaataaggtCCAGTGATCCCTCGTTTTTCGCGGGGGTTACATTCCTAAAAGAACCCGTGTAAACGAAATCCGCGAAGTGGGaacctttatgtttttaacaattattaTACAATGAAATACTccataatacatttaaaacaaagaacaaaaccttttttacaaggccaagaatttattttaacaaataaaagtacagtataaacgtttttcttttttacaaataactactatactgaaaaataatcattttaatcatcaatacgAAGTGAAGGCTTCAAATTGCGGTGATCAGCAGCGACCCACCACAACCCGAGTTACTGGATTAGAATGGGAAAAATatgattatgaaaaaaaatacaaagtgcaGTTGGACAAATATTGATTCACCTGTATTTCACTGCTCCTCCTGACTCCACTGTGTCGTGTTTTTGTCTTCTAAGGCCGCGGTGCAGGTCTGTTTGTTCGGGAGAAGAACGTAGTTATCGGTagttgttgtcgctcttttttcttctgggctcatctttttttcttgtcctgtTTTCAGGCGACTTGTCGAAGTTCGGTCGAGGCGATGCGTCGTCGCCGGCTCCGGCCACCACATTAGCTCAGACGCAACAGAATCAGACCCAGACGCACCACACCACGCAGCAGCCCTTCCTCAACCCGGCGCTGCCGCCGGGCTACAGCTACACAAGCCTCCCGTATTACACTGGCATGCCGGGCCTGCCCAACACCTTCCAGTACGGACCTGCTATGTTTCCGGTGAGAAACTTCACATCATCACAGGGCTGCTGACCGGCCTATCAGATCGCAGAAATTAGAAACTGACAGACATTCATAATGAGGAGAGCTGAGGATGTGATGCAGGAGAAAGTCCTAATATGACTGTTTCTGatcttttagaataaaaaaaaaacaaacttcaagatAAACAGGATATTTTGGTTCTTTGTAATTAGAAAATTTTGTAAGCCTTTGAAATTCTGCAACACTTTGACTTTGTTGTCGTAACCACTT from Gambusia affinis linkage group LG14, SWU_Gaff_1.0, whole genome shotgun sequence includes the following:
- the ubap2l gene encoding ubiquitin-associated protein 2-like isoform X1; translation: MMTSMGGNRARGSWEPTQGQTQSQTQHKQRPQATAEQIRLAQMISDHNDADFEEKVKQLVDITGKDQDESMIALHDCNGDVNRAINVLLEGSPDTDSWEMVGKKKGVSGQKEISQAETGEEGKENREKGGEKDAARRRGGAPRKGRGLSRGREFRGQENGLDGGKVGVPGRGAERGRRGRGRGRATIAVSGRRGGRFSTQAMGTFNPADYAEPAQTEENYGGGSTWNNTGSVELEEGAREGTNYPPKFDSAPAPWRPATEEWGTEDWNEDLSETKIFTASNVASEAVKPAPQENITITKGQRIDLAVLLGKTPTSSSSETENTPMEAAQPSSLPQSLVFSNSKQGGPLSQTTSSAPYSQHSMTSMLSKGFGDVGDPKGGSTGTTGSQFLEQYKTAQALAQLAAQHSQAGPPNTAPSSWDNNASTLGPYEMKTQSESGIHTPFTKRQPYQTATSTSSMLDVFLQDKGLPPPSSVSSSSSLPQQTTSSTHAVPPPASSLPKMAAVPSLGQQVSQSSSDAQGSSPLPLQQHKLKQQKKRTSISTKIPAMAVEMPGSTDISGLNLQFGALQFGSEPVLQEYESTPATTTPGSQVQNSLYTSPSSESTPALSNSGQMEMYDQRAPQTRRYPPSVSSSPQKDLQPKNGFSSIQASQSVEGSAVSVKPGSDSVTPSSVSSMAALADSGSGPASLLAANQSNLGALGHNEDLPTSSIPPPQHNNSHPLQQNSLAPTSVRTSNSGLLQHPNVDGDLSLHSSFSSSVSAVPSSSVPPSSSSMAAVQASLGAPQGSSVGPATVSTPSGQGPVSSLAMGLNAASMGAQTAAPASIIISTMSSTIPSSATSSTRNSAASSGKAPPNLPPGVPPLLPNPYIMAPGLLHAYPPQVYGYDDLQMLQTRIPLDYYSIPFATPTTALTGREGSLTSNPYSGDLSKFGRGDASSPAPATTLAQTQQNQTQTHHTTQQPFLNPALPPGYSYTSLPYYTGMPGLPNTFQYGPAMFPVAPTSSKQQCVNVGVNASATPFQQASGYSSHGYSTGYEDVGQASGSGDFCKGGYGTAVAAAASAQNKPASSVTGPGVGVSVTSSNTGVPDISGSVYTKTQSFEKQGFHAGTPAASFTLPSALGTGGPINPPAAAGYAPAPFMHILTPHQQPHSQILHHHLQQDGQSGTGQRSQNASIQQKSQINKSVYNSYNWGGN
- the ubap2l gene encoding ubiquitin-associated protein 2-like isoform X3, whose amino-acid sequence is MMTSMGGNRARGSWEPTQGQTQSQTQHKQRPQATAEQIRLAQMISDHNDADFEEKVKQLVDITGKDQDESMIALHDCNGDVNRAINVLLEGSPDTDSWEMVGKKKGVSGQKEISQAETGEEGKENREKGGEKDAARRRGGAPRKGRGLSRGREFRGQENGLDGGKVGVPGRGAERGRRGRGRGRATIAVSGRRGGRFSTQAMGTFNPADYAEPAQTEENYGGGSTWNNTGSVELEEGAREGTNYPPKFDSAPAPWRPATEEWGTEDWNEDLSETKIFTASNVASEAVKPAPQENITITKGQRIDLAVLLGKTPTSSSSETENTPMEAAQPSSLPQSLVFSNSKQGGPLSQTTSSAPYSQHSMTSMLSKGFGDVGDPKGGSTGTTGSQFLEQYKTAQALAQLAAQHSQAGPPNTAPSSWDNNASTLGPYEMKTQSESGIHTPFTKRQPYQTATSTSSMLDVFLQDKGLPPPSSVSSSSSLPQQTTSSTHAVPPPASSLPKMAAVPSLGQQVSQSSSDAQGSSPLPLQQHKLKQQKKRTSISTKIPAMAVEMPGSTDISGLNLQFGALQFGSEPVLQEYESTPATTTPGSQVQNSLYTSPSSESTPALSNSGQMEMYDQRAPQTRRYPPSVSSSPQKDLQPKNGFSSIQASQSVEGSAVSVKPGSDSVTPSSVSSMAALADSGSGPASLLAANQSNLGALGHNEDLPTSSIPPPQHNNSHPLQQNSLAPTSVRTSNSGLLQHPNVDGDLSLHSSFSSSVSAVPSSSVPPSSSSMAAVQASLGAPQGSSVGPATVSTPSGQGPVSSLAMGLNAASMGAQTAAPASIIISTMSSTIPSSATSSTRNSAASSGKAPPNLPPGVPPLLPNPYIMAPGLLHAYPPQVYGYDDLQMLQTRIPLDYYSIPFATPTTALTGREGSLTSNPYSGDLSKFGRGDASSPAPATTLAQTQQNQTQTHHTTQQPFLNPALPPGYSYTSLPYYTGMPGLPNTFQYGPAMFPVAPTSSKQQCVNVGVNASATPFQQASGYSSHGYSTGVSVTSSNTGVPDISGSVYTKTQSFEKQGFHAGTPAASFTLPSALGTGGPINPPAAAGYAPAPFMHILTPHQQPHSQILHHHLQQDGQSGTGQRSQNASIQQKSQINKSVYNSYNWGGN
- the ubap2l gene encoding ubiquitin-associated protein 2-like isoform X2; this encodes MMTSMGGNRARGSWEPTQGQTQSQTQHKQRPQATAEQIRLAQMISDHNDADFEEKVKQLVDITGKDQDESMIALHDCNGDVNRAINVLLEGSPDTDSWEMVGKKKGVSGQKEISQAETGEEGKENREKGGEKDAARRRGGAPRKGRGLSRGREFRGQENGLDGGKVGVPGRGAERGRRGRGRGRATIAVSGRRGGRFSTQAMGTFNPADYAEPAQTEENYGGGSTWNNTGSVELEEGAREGTNYPPKFDSAPAPWRPATEEWGTEDWNEDLSETKIFTASNVASEAVKPAPQENITITKGQRIDLAVLLGKTPTSSSSETENTPMEAAQPSSLPQSLVFSNSKQGGPLSQTTSSAPYSQHSMTSMLSKGFGDVGDPKGGSTGTTGSQFLEQYKTAQALAQLAAQHSQAGPPNTAPSSWDNNASTLGPYEMKTQSESGIHTPFTKRQPYQTATSTSSMLDVFLQDKGLPPPSSVSSSSSLPQQTTSSTHAVPPPASSLPKMAAVPSLGQQVSQSSSDAQGSSPLPLQQHKLKQQKKRTSISTKIPAMAVEMPGSTDISGLNLQFGALQFGSEPVLQEYESTPATTTPGSQVQNSLYTSPSSESTPALSNSGQMEMYDQRAPQTRRYPPSVSSSPQKDLQPKNGFSSIQASQSVEGSAVSVKPGSDSVTPSSVSSMAALADSGSGPASLLAANQSNLGALGHNEDLPTSSIPPPQHNNSHPLQQNSLAPTSVRTSNSGLLHPNVDGDLSLHSSFSSSVSAVPSSSVPPSSSSMAAVQASLGAPQGSSVGPATVSTPSGQGPVSSLAMGLNAASMGAQTAAPASIIISTMSSTIPSSATSSTRNSAASSGKAPPNLPPGVPPLLPNPYIMAPGLLHAYPPQVYGYDDLQMLQTRIPLDYYSIPFATPTTALTGREGSLTSNPYSGDLSKFGRGDASSPAPATTLAQTQQNQTQTHHTTQQPFLNPALPPGYSYTSLPYYTGMPGLPNTFQYGPAMFPVAPTSSKQQCVNVGVNASATPFQQASGYSSHGYSTGYEDVGQASGSGDFCKGGYGTAVAAAASAQNKPASSVTGPGVGVSVTSSNTGVPDISGSVYTKTQSFEKQGFHAGTPAASFTLPSALGTGGPINPPAAAGYAPAPFMHILTPHQQPHSQILHHHLQQDGQSGTGQRSQNASIQQKSQINKSVYNSYNWGGN
- the ubap2l gene encoding ubiquitin-associated protein 2-like isoform X4, giving the protein MMTSMGGNRARGSWEPTQGQTQSQTQHKQRPQATAEQIRLAQMISDHNDADFEEKVKQLVDITGKDQDESMIALHDCNGDVNRAINVLLEGSPDTDSWEMVGKKKGVSGQKEISQAETGEEGKENREKGGEKDAARRRGGAPRKGRGLSRGREFRGQENGLDGGKVGVPGRGAERGRRGRGRGRATIAVSGRRGGRFSTQAMGTFNPADYAEPAQTEENYGGGSTWNNTGSVELEEGAREGTNYPPKFDSAPAPWRPATEEWGTEDWNEDLSETKIFTASNVASEAVKPAPQENITITKGQRIDLAVLLGKTPTSSSSETENTPMEAAQPSSLPQSLVFSNSKQGGPLSQTTSSAPYSQHSMTSMLSKGFGDVGDPKGGSTGTTGSQFLEQYKTAQALAQLAAQHSQAGPPNTAPSSWDNNASTLGPYEMKTQSESGIHTPFTKRQPYQTATSTSSMLDVFLQDKGLPPPSSVSSSSSLPQQTTSSTHAVPPPASSLPKMAAVPSLGQQVSQSSSDAQGSSPLPLQQHKLKQQKKRTSISTKIPAMAVEMPGSTDISGLNLQFGALQFGSEPVLQEYESTPATTTPGSQVQNSLYTSPSSESTPALSNSGQMEMYDQRAPQTRRYPPSVSSSPQKDLQPKNGFSSIQASQSVEGSAVSVKPGSDSVTPSSVSSMAALADSGSGPASLLAANQSNLGALGHNEDLPTSSIPPPQHNNSHPLQQNSLAPTSVRTSNSGLLHPNVDGDLSLHSSFSSSVSAVPSSSVPPSSSSMAAVQASLGAPQGSSVGPATVSTPSGQGPVSSLAMGLNAASMGAQTAAPASIIISTMSSTIPSSATSSTRNSAASSGKAPPNLPPGVPPLLPNPYIMAPGLLHAYPPQVYGYDDLQMLQTRIPLDYYSIPFATPTTALTGREGSLTSNPYSGDLSKFGRGDASSPAPATTLAQTQQNQTQTHHTTQQPFLNPALPPGYSYTSLPYYTGMPGLPNTFQYGPAMFPVAPTSSKQQCVNVGVNASATPFQQASGYSSHGYSTGVSVTSSNTGVPDISGSVYTKTQSFEKQGFHAGTPAASFTLPSALGTGGPINPPAAAGYAPAPFMHILTPHQQPHSQILHHHLQQDGQSGTGQRSQNASIQQKSQINKSVYNSYNWGGN